A single genomic interval of Deltaproteobacteria bacterium harbors:
- the cas8c gene encoding type I-C CRISPR-associated protein Cas8c/Csd1: MILQSLYDYYQRKTDLPREGFEWKEIPFVIEVNTSGSVVQIEDTRKQEGNKKRGKPYYIPQRVKKTRNVVANLLWGNAEYVLGLPNSKKLSETKSKAKETEYRKNLKDKREAFIRKIKSLPPPCQADEGVRAVVRFCEHNDYTALERFTEWKEVQTSNQNITFRLQGDIELICQRQAVTDAVSKSATTATPDGVCLITGDTDEIERLHAPIKGVMGAPKAGADIISFNRPAFKSWGKKQGRNAPVGKRSAFSYTTALNYLLGKDSRQHLQVGDASTVFWADKPSPLEDQLPDIFEDDPVDDPDRGALAIRALYKAPHQGIAPINDDQTRFFVLGLVPNAARIAIRFWHVGTVAELAKSIQQHFDDLEIVRSRREKPHLSVLRLLRAVAVQGQRKNIPPNLSGEVMRSIMGRLPYPDTLMQGAIRRVRAEREVTYPRAAIIKACLNRRASIAQTSEKEITVSLDHSNMNPGYRLGRLFAVLEKIQEEAGLDITATLRERFYGAASSTPVTVLSNLMKLKNHHLAKLENRGRRVNLERLISEIMDGVDDFPSHLNLADQGRFNIGYYHQRHALFTKSTETKQGD; the protein is encoded by the coding sequence ATGATCCTGCAATCACTGTACGACTATTACCAACGAAAGACTGATCTTCCTCGCGAGGGGTTTGAGTGGAAAGAAATCCCGTTTGTCATCGAAGTAAACACGAGCGGCTCAGTGGTTCAGATCGAAGATACTCGTAAGCAGGAAGGAAATAAGAAACGAGGCAAACCGTATTACATTCCCCAAAGAGTAAAGAAAACCCGCAACGTTGTGGCAAATTTGCTTTGGGGTAATGCTGAATATGTCCTTGGACTGCCGAACTCCAAAAAACTTTCTGAGACGAAAAGCAAGGCTAAAGAGACCGAGTATCGAAAGAACTTAAAAGATAAACGGGAAGCATTCATTAGGAAAATCAAGTCCCTCCCTCCACCTTGCCAAGCCGATGAAGGTGTTCGGGCTGTTGTGAGGTTTTGTGAGCACAATGATTACACCGCTCTGGAACGGTTCACTGAATGGAAGGAGGTGCAAACAAGTAACCAGAACATAACCTTCCGCCTTCAGGGTGATATCGAGTTGATCTGCCAACGGCAAGCGGTAACCGATGCCGTATCCAAATCAGCCACGACGGCTACACCTGATGGAGTTTGTCTTATCACGGGAGATACTGATGAGATCGAGCGATTGCATGCTCCCATTAAGGGTGTAATGGGTGCGCCAAAAGCCGGCGCCGATATTATATCGTTCAATCGTCCAGCGTTTAAGTCATGGGGGAAGAAACAGGGTCGCAACGCGCCTGTAGGTAAACGTTCAGCTTTTTCTTATACCACCGCGCTCAACTATCTGTTAGGGAAAGACAGCAGGCAACACCTTCAAGTTGGCGATGCCTCCACTGTGTTCTGGGCAGACAAGCCAAGCCCGCTGGAAGATCAGTTGCCCGACATCTTTGAGGACGACCCTGTGGACGACCCTGACCGTGGTGCTCTCGCAATCAGAGCCTTATATAAAGCGCCCCATCAGGGAATCGCGCCGATCAACGACGACCAAACTCGGTTCTTTGTGTTGGGACTTGTTCCCAATGCCGCACGAATCGCGATCCGCTTCTGGCATGTGGGAACGGTGGCAGAGTTAGCAAAGAGCATTCAACAACACTTCGACGATCTGGAAATTGTCCGATCACGACGCGAGAAACCACATCTTTCTGTATTACGGCTGCTCCGAGCCGTCGCCGTTCAGGGTCAAAGGAAAAACATCCCGCCGAATCTCAGTGGCGAAGTGATGCGCTCTATTATGGGACGTCTTCCCTATCCAGACACACTTATGCAAGGCGCGATACGCCGTGTGCGCGCCGAACGAGAAGTGACTTATCCACGCGCGGCTATTATCAAGGCTTGTTTAAATCGTCGGGCTAGCATCGCGCAAACCTCAGAAAAGGAGATTACCGTGTCACTTGACCATTCCAACATGAACCCTGGGTACCGACTGGGGCGCCTCTTTGCCGTCTTGGAGAAAATCCAGGAGGAAGCGGGCCTCGACATCACGGCCACCCTTCGCGAACGCTTCTATGGTGCAGCCTCCAGCACGCCTGTAACCGTATTGTCCAATCTCATGAAGCTCAAGAATCATCATCTCGCCAAATTGGAGAATCGTGGTCGGAGAGTTAACCTGGAGCGTCTCATCAGCGAAATTATGGATGGAGTAGACGATTTCCC